A genomic region of Cyprinus carpio isolate SPL01 chromosome B13, ASM1834038v1, whole genome shotgun sequence contains the following coding sequences:
- the zgc:171579 gene encoding G-protein coupled receptor 4 has product MKNHFNVSTLTSLSTPAIVGNACGIDFSQDSIFLPILYGIFFIIGTPLNLLSLFGLYRLIQSENVLPVYVINLLIADLIQLLTLPLWIDYYANGHYWRFGPRSCQFMGLVFYISIYAGIFFMCIIALERHLAIARPLSFKHLRNLKFSRWIALGIWILIAVPPTIAFNKLFPKQENYTLCIEKYPSEGSFITYRLITLLVSFIIPLSFIVGLHRETVRSLMAINSLLSEEKRSIRGLLTLLVAVFVTVLGPYHFIGCVKYVGLLIHSSPCIWEKAVFVPYQFGRGFLSLNSLLDPVFYIFLRRDFRSAAGKYLPCLRRVRNRSYRTEKVTSSTLDCD; this is encoded by the coding sequence ATGAAGAACCACTTCAATGTTAGCACCCTCACCAGCTTGAGCACCCCAGCGATTGTGGGGAATGCTTGTGGAATCGACTTTAGTCAAGACAGCATCTTCCTTCCCATCTTGTACGGAATCTTCTTCATCATCGGCACCCCTCTAAACCTGTTGTCGCTCTTTGGGCTCTACAGACTCATCCAGTCGGAGAATGTCCTACCTGTGTACGTCATCAACCTTCTGATTGCAGATCTAATTCAACTTCTGACTTTGCCTTTGTGGATAGACTACTATGCAAACGGACACTACTGGCGCTTCGGACCCCGGAGCTGTCAGTTCATGGGTTTGGTTTTTTACATTAGCATTTACGCAGGCATCTTCTTCATGTGTATCATTGCTCTAGAACGTCACCTAGCCATCGCCAGACCTCTCAGTTTCAAGCATCTCCGTAATTTGAAGTTTTCGCGCTGGATAGCACTTGGCATTTGGATTCTAATTGCAGTGCCACCTACCATTGCGTTCAACAAGCTCTTTCCCAAGCAGGAAAATTACACTCTTTGTATCGAGAAGTATCCCTCAGAGGGCAGTTTTATCACCTACAGGCTGATTACTCTGCTTGTGTCCTTCATCATACCCCTGAGCTTCATTGTTGGTCTCCACAGAGAGACCGTCCGCTCGCTGATGGCAATCAACTCGCTTTTATCTGAGGAGAAGAGGAGTATCAGGGGTCTGCTCACCCTTCTGGTGGCCGTATTTGTCACGGTGCTGGGGCCCTATCATTTCATCGGCTGTGTGAAGTATGTGGGACTGCTCATACACAGCAGTCCGTGCATTTGGGAGAAGGCAGTGTTTGTGCCCTATCAGTTTGGACGAGGCTTTCTGAGCCTTAACAGCTTGCTGGATCCTGTGTTTTACATCTTTCTCCGCAGAGACTTTCGTTCTGCTGCTGGGAAGTACTTGCCCTGCCTGAGGAGAGTGAGGAACAGATCGTATCGGACAGAGAAAGTGACAAGCTCCACTCTAGACTGTGATTGA